A genomic region of Oryza glaberrima chromosome 1, OglaRS2, whole genome shotgun sequence contains the following coding sequences:
- the LOC127764864 gene encoding pentatricopeptide repeat-containing protein At5g46100, whose protein sequence is MPPATPSATRWPKTLTADHLHRLVRAERDPRRALTLFDAATARPSSASPPDDSTAAAAAPVLPSRDTVSLLTSRLASASLLPLASSLLSRSRDLFPSPGELEPPFLSLLRAYSRAHQPLAALHLFRSAPSALGLPHSARSYTAVLAALVAHSHLSLARSLLADMRAAGFAPTTATYNVLVKAHCSDAAVPIDDAVRVFRNIPKPDACSYNTVIDGLCRRGRLPEARDLFAEMIANGTAPTVVTYTTLIHWLAREACFDDALKLFDEMARRGIMPNVVTYSSLIDGLCKGGRAASAVELLDRMVKERKLPNTITYSSVIDGLCKEGCLGQAMEILDRMRLQGRKPDAGLFGKLIVGLCDAGRALEASNYLDEMNFAGIRPNRLTWSLHGRINDAVVTALCSKGEVVRAFQVYQSMRTRGISTKPTTFHLLVECLSKKNNLEKAAHVVRDMLSERCIPERETWDTIVRAYWSKKKVRQEAEEMWSQLTVSN, encoded by the coding sequence atgccgccggccaccccctCGGCGACCAGATGGCCCAAGACCCTCACCGCcgaccacctccaccgcctGGTCCGCGCGGAGCGTGACCCGCGCCGGGCCCTGACGCTCTTCGACGCGGCCACCGCCAGGCCCTCGTCCGCGTCCCCGCCCGACGattccacggccgccgccgccgcgcccgtcctCCCGTCGCGCGACACCGTCTCCCTCCTCACGtcccgcctcgcctccgccagcctcctcccgctcgcatcctccctcctctcccgctcgCGCGATCTCTTCCCCTCGCCCGGCGAGCTCGAGCCCCcgttcctctccctcctccgcgcCTACTCCCGCGCCCACCAGCCCCTCGCCGCGCTCCACCTCTTCCGCTCCGCGCCCTCCGCCCTCGGCCTCCCGCACTCCGCCCGCTCCTACACCgcggtcctcgccgccctcgtcgcTCACTCCCACCTCTCCCTGGcccgctccctcctcgccgacatgcgcgccgccggctttgcccccaccaccgccacctacAATGTCCTCGTCAAGGCCCACTgctccgacgccgccgtccccatCGACGACGCCGTTCGCGTTTTTCGGAACATCCCCAAACCCGACGCGTGCTCCTACAATACTGTGATCGATGGGCtctgccgccgcggccggctgCCGGAGGCCCGCGACCTGTTCGCGGAGATGATTGCGAATGGCACTGCACCAACGGTGGTTACTTACACCACTCTTATCCACTGGCTCGCGCGGGAGGCTTGCTTTGATGATGCTCTGAAACTGTTCGATGAAATGGCTAGGAGAGGGATCATGCCGAATGTGGTAACATACAGTTCACTGATCGATGGATTGTGCAAAGGTGGGCGTGCTGCCTCAGCAGTGGAGCTGCTGGACAGGATGGTTAAGGAGAGGAAGCTTCCAAATACAATCACATACAGTTCTGTTATTGATGGGCTCTGTAAGGAGGGCTGTCTGGGTCAGGCCATGGAGATTTTAGACCGGATGCGTCTCCAGGGGAGGAAGCCTGATGCTGGGTTGTTCGGTAAGCTAATTGTTGGGCTATGTGATGCAGGAAGGGCTTTGGAGGCTTCAAATTACCTCGATGAGATGAATTTTGCTGGCATCCGACCAAACCGCTTGACTTGGAGCCTGCATGGCAGGATAAATGATGCAGTGGTGACAGCACTGTGTTCTAAGGGTGAAGTTGTAAGGGCTTTTCAGGTGTACCAGAGCATGCGTACCCGTGGAATTTCTACCAAGCCAACAACTTTCCATCTCCTTGTCGAGTGCTTATCGAAAAAGAACAATTTAGAGAAAGCTGCTCATGTTGTGCGCGACATGTTATCAGAGAGATGCATCCCTGAGAGGGAAACATGGGATACGATTGTACGTGCATATTGGAGTAAGAAAAAGGTAAGACAAGAAGCTGAGGAAATGTGGAGCCAGTTAACAGTTTCAAATTGA
- the LOC127760787 gene encoding homeobox-DDT domain protein RLT2-like: MDDGDGAAPAEGSAASTPPPAPPAAAAAAAAAVSAGSTGASGSGEKTVKRMMKSPYQLEVLEKTYAVEQYPSETLRAELSAKIGLSDRQLQMWFCHRRLKDRKPPTKRQRREEEAAAVPLMAPPPVLPPPALPLSSGELLIGASSPYDEPPLPPVHSRRGAGRSSAVPRLSAPDIGRRYYEPLPVMLPPPPVASMQLMPSELRVIHSVESQLGEPLRDDGPVLGIDFDPLPPGSFGAPIVPEQQKQHVRSYDTKIYSRHDSKLLKASVFFPSVEHPFVPNSIAGKRKSMVGNLPPVHPHAGSRAVHEYQFLPEQPSDRYEGASRSHEGASRSHYYDTPVEASNSRMSSHTPGSHLLRGPDEAAPGYAFQGQMSGSGHLPQSGRREVLPAVPTDYEMIQSNSDLNSVPVEGQYGISQVAGIENSLLPSERRAYHDEDGSRVDRKRKHNEEAKIAKEVEAHERRIRKELEKQDMMKRKREEQMRKEMERHDRERRKEEERLLRERQREQERFLREQRREHERMEKFMQKQSRRAEKQRQKEELRKEKEAARQKAANERATARRIAREYMELVEDERLELMELAAQSKGLPSMLSLDSDTLQQLDSFRGMLTPFPPEPVRLKEPFSIKPWTVSEDNVGNLLMVWKFSITFADVLGLSSVTFDEFVQSLHDYDSRLLGELHIALLKSIIKDIEDVSRTPSVALAVNPAGGHPQIVEGAYAWGFNIRSWQRHLNVLTWPEILRQFALSAGFGPQLKKRNAEDVYYRDDNEGHDGQDVISTLRNGSAAVHAAALMKERGYTHRRRSRHRLTPGTVKFAAFHVLSLEGSKGLTILEVAERIQKSGLRDLTTSKTPEASIAAALSRDTKLFERTAPSTYCVKSPYRKDPADSEVVLSSAREKIRAFQNVISDSEAEKEADDAERDEDSECDDADDDPDGDDVNIDVGDGKDPLIGVKEQDGVPITTIVDSTKREKEKVDALTQSSDLTTSGKEAPKPSLGKPSSANTSSDSPVRASSEYHEVPPTDAEDKEIDESNQGESWVQGLAEGDYCDLSVEERLNALVALVSVANEGNFIRAVLEERLESANALKKQMLAEAQLDKRRSKEEFAGRVQYNSNMNLKADVNQENATESTPTPFHNVDKHNDGNAGVVDNNNNEIIDHNSNAANASYERNGLGQDITATPDTLSVQQYAYADKTRSQLRAHIGHRAEQLFVYRSLPLGQDRRRNRYWQFSTSASPNDPGSGRIFFECRDGYWRVLDTEEAFDSLVASLDTRGSREAQLHSMLQRIEPTFKEAIKRKKSAVVEQSAGRYLKNGATEMIRASYRSDFGSPSSNLSGVTSDSATAYSDSFKIELGRNDVEKTAISKRADVFIRWMWRECNDCKLTCAMEYGKKRCSELMHSCNYCYQIYLAEERHCSSCHKNFKSIHNFSDHASQCKDKLRTDHNWKMQTADHSVPIGVRLLKLQLSTIEASIPPEAIQPFWTDGYRKSWGVKLHSTTSLEEIFQMLTLLEAAIKRDHLSSEFETTSELLNLNTQDNPSQNHVGLSGSAAVLPWVPDTTAAIALRMLDLDSAVSYMQNQKMERNGGDFMKPPSRFVAVKNAQELDPLETTGLDLFDGRWATGSGRRGRGRGSRGGSRGGRGRSRGGRVPRGISISSRIGFKDENEASRKNTRRGRTRGRGRGRGRRTVRSRQPSEGKGRSIPKENLLGSFSMLSNAKAATVEESPRSSGADEWGLENRRPYIDGDENSSGSQLDQSEDNEENGQPMDEEYDEQVPDYSRGYSGGSRPHGMIDDDVSEEEDEDAEGDDDGEEDDADRAVDDVDAEMDEDDDIGDDGEDGGDGGDGVEANADEDEGGSSYSSEYSD; encoded by the exons atggaCGACGGGGAcggtgcggcgccggcggagggctCGGCTGCGTCGACGCCCCCGCCGGCGCCTCCcgctgcggccgcggcggcggcggcggctgtgtcAGCGGGTAGCACGGGCGCGTCTGGTTCCGGGGAGAAGACGGTGAAGCGCATGATGAAGAGCCCCTACCAGCTTGAGGTACTCGAGAAGACGTATGCAG TGGAGCAGTACCCGTCGGAGACCTTGCGGGCGGAGCTGTCCGCGAAGATAGGCTTGTCAGACAGGCAGCTGCAAATGTGGTTCTGTCACCGGCGGCTGAAGGATCGGAAGCCCCCCACAAAGCGGCAACggagggaggaagaagctgCAGCGGTGCCATTGATGGCACCTCCGCCAGTGTTGCCGCCACCAGCACTGCCGCTGTCAAGTGGCGAGCTACTGATCGGTGCTAGTAGCCCGTATGatgagccgccgctgcccccaGTTCACTCGCGAAGGGGTGCAGGGCGGTCCTCAGCAGTGCCCAGGTTATCTGCGCCAGATATTGGGCGGAGGTATTATGAACCTCTACCAGTaatgctgccgccaccaccggtgGCATCGATGCAGCTCATGCCATCTGAGCTCCGGGTGATTCATTCTGTGGAGTCGCAGCTTGGGGAGCCACTGAGGGATGACGGGCCGGTGCTCGGAATTGACTTTGATCCACTTCCCCCTGGCTCCTTCGGTGCACCAATAG TTCCAGAGCAACAAAAGCAGCATGTGCGATCTTATGATACAAAGATATATTCTAGGCATGATTCAAAGCTGTTAAAG GCCTCGGTTTTCTTCCCCAGCGTGGAACACCCTTTTGTTCCAAATTCGATCGCTGGGAAAAGAAAGTCAATGGTTGGTAATCTGCCCCCAGTTCACCCTCATGCTGGATCACGGGCAGTCCATGAGTATCAATTTCTTCCTGAACAGCCAAGTGATAGGTATGAGGGTGCAAGCAGATCTCATGAGGGAGCAAGCAGATCTCATTATTATGACACTCCAGTTGAAGCATCGAATTCGAGGATGTCATCGCATACCCCGGGATCACATCTTCTCCGTGGACCTGATGAGGCAGCACCTGGTTATGCTTTCCAAGGTCAAATGTCTGGTTCTGGCCATTTGCCTCAATCAGGCAGGCGTGAGGTGCTTCCAGCAGTACCAACAGATTACGAGATGATTCAGTCCAATAGCGACCTTAATTCTGTTCCAGTCGAAGGCCAGTATGGTATTTCTCAGGTTGCTGGAATTGAAAACTCACTTCTACCGTCTGAAAGAAGAGCCTATCATGATGAAGACGGCTCTCGAGTGGATAGAAAGCGAAAA CACAATGAGGAAGCAAAAATTGCAAAGGAAGTTGAAGCTCATGAAAGACGAATTAGGAAGGAGCTTGAAAAACAAGACATGATGAAGAGAAAG AGAGAGGAACAGATGCGCAAGGAGATGGAGAGACATGATcgtgagagaagaaaagaagaggagagattgCTGCGTGAGAGGCAGAGAGAACAAGAGAGGTTCCTAAGAGAGCAAAGGCGTGAACATGAGCGTATGGAGAAGTTTATGCAGAAGCAATCTAGACGA GCAGAGAAGCAAAGGCAAAAGGAGGAGCTCCGAAAGGAGAAAGAGGCTGCAAGGCAAAAGGCTGCCAATGAAAGAGCCACAGCACGCAGAATTGCACGGGAATACATGGAACTTGTGGAAGATGAGCGCTTAGAACTAATGGAATTGGCTGCACAGAGCAAAGGGTTGCCATCCATGCTTAGTCTTGATAGTGACACATTGCAGCAGCTTGATTCCTTTAGAG GCATGTTGACTCCATTCCCCCCTGAACCGGTGAGACTGAAGGAGCCATTTTCGATAAAGCCTTGGACAGTATCTGAGGATAATGTTGGGAACCTTCTGATG GTGTGGAAATTCTCGATTACTTTTGCTGATGTTCTCGGGCTTTCTTCAGTTACATTTGATGAATTTGTTCAGTCTCTTCATGATTAT GATTCAAGGTTGTTGGGGGAACTGCACATTGCTCTGCTGAAATCCATCATAAAGGATATTGAGGATGTCTCCCGAACACCATCAGTTGCATTAGCGGTGAATCCAGCAGGTGGTCATCCACAAATTGTTGAAGGG GCATACGCTTGGGGGTTCAATATACGAAGCTGGCAACGCCACCTGAATGTTCTTACTTGGCCTGAGATATTACGACAATTTGCTTTATCTGCTGGTTTTGGGCCTCAGTTAAAGAAAAGGAACGCTGAAGATGTTTATTATCGAGATGATAATGAG GGTCATGATGGTCAGGACGTCATATCCACCCTCCGAAATGGTTCAGCAGCTGTGCATGCTGCTGCTTTGATGAAAGAAAGAGGCTACACCCATCGCCGTAGATCTCGGCACCGTCTCACTCCTGGTACCGTAAAATTTGCTGCTTTCCATGTGCTGTCCCTTGAAGGAAGTAAAGGTCTCACGATATTGGAAGTTGCAGAAAGAATCCAG AAATCTGGATTGAGAGACCTCACAACAAGCAAGACGCCTGAGGCATCTATAGCTGCTGCCTTGTCAAGGGATACAAAACTTTTTGAGCGAACTGCTCCTTCAACATACTGTGTCAAGTCCCCTTATAGAAAAGATCCAGCTGATTCTGAGGTTGTGCTGTCATCAGCACGTGAAAAAATTAGGGCTTTTCAGAATGTGATTTCTGACTCTGAAGCTGAAAAGGAGGCTGATGATGCCGAGAGGGATGAGGATTCTGAATGTGATGATGCTGATGATGATCCTGATGGTGATGATGTGAATATTGATGTAGGAGATGGCAAGGATCCCCTTATTGGTGTTAAAGAACAGGATGGAGTACCGATTACAACTATAGTAGATAGCAcaaagagggaaaaagaaaaagtggATGCATTAACCCAATCGAGTGATCTTACTACATCTGGAAAAGAGGCTCCCAAGCCTTCTTTAGGCAAGCCCAGTTCAGCAAATACTTCTAGTGATTCACCTGTCAGAGCCTCATCAGAGTACCATGAAGTACCTCCTACTGATGCTGAAGATAAGGAGATTGATGAAAGTAACCAAGGTGAATCTTGGGTCCAGGGATTAGCAGAAGGTGACTATTGTGATCTTAGTGTCGAAGAACGCCTCAATGCCCTGGTTGCACTTGTTAGTGTTGCCAATGAAGGAAACTTTATTCGTGCTGTGCTGGAG GAACGTCTGGAATCAGCAAAtgccttaaaaaaacaaatgctgGCAGAGGCACAACTTGATAAGAGGCGTTCCAAGGAAGAGTTTGCTGGCAGAGTGCAATATAATTCCAACATGAATTTGAAGGCTGATGTAAATCAAGAAAATGCTACTGAGAGTACTCCaactccatttcataatgttgATAAACATAATGATGGAAATGCAGGGGTTGtggataataataataatgagaTAATTGACCATAACAGTAATGCAGCTAATGCATCTTATGAGAGGAATGGTTTAGGGCAGGACATAACTGCAACACCAGATACTTTGTCAGTTCAGCAGTATGCTTATGCTGATAAAACACGGTCTCAGTTGAGAGCACACATTGGTCATAGAGCAGAGCAGCTCTTTGTTTATAGATCGCTGCCCCTAGGACAGGATCGGAGACGAAACCGATATTGGCAGTTTTCAACTTCTGCATCACCAAATGACCCTGGTTCAGGACGAATTTTTTTTGAGTGCAGAGATGGATACTGGAGGGTTCTTGACACAGAGGAG GCATTTGATTCATTAGTAGCTTCCCTTGATACACGTGGCAGCAGGGAAGCACAATTGCATTCAATGCTACAAAGGATCGAACCAACCTTTAAGGAGGCTATTAAGAGGAAAAAGAGTGCAGTTGTAGAACAATCCGCTGGAAGGTATCTAAAGAATGGAGCTACGGAAATGATTAGGGCAAGTTATCGTAGTGATTTTGGAAGCCCAAGCAGTAATCTTTCTGGTGTCACTTCTGATAGTGCTACAGCATATTCAGATTCTTTCAAAATAGAGCTTGGGCGTAATGATGTTGAGAAGACTGCTATTTCAAAAAGGGCAGATGTCTTTATAAGATGGATGTGGAGGGAATGCAATGATTGCAAATTGACATGTGCCATGGAGTATGGCAAGAAAAGATGCTCTGAGTTGATGCATTCTTGTAATTACTGCTATCAGATTTACTTGGCTGAAGAAAGGCACTGCTCTTCTTGCCACAAGAATTTTAAATCTATTCACAATTTTTCTGACCACGCATCACAATGCAAGGATAAGCTAAGAACTGATCATAACTGGAAGATGCAAACTGCAGATCATTCTGTTCCTATAGGAGTGAGATTGCTCAAATTGCAGTTATCAACCATTGAG gCTTCTATTCCACCAGAAGCAATTCAACCATTTTGGACTGATGGTTATCGAAAATCTTGGGGTGTGAAGTTGCACTCTACAACTTCGTTGGAGGAAATATTTCAG ATGTTGACACTGCTGGAAGCCGCAATAAAACGGGACCACCTATCTTCAGAATTTGAAACAACATCTGAGTTGCTTAACTTGAACACACAAGATAATCCATCCCAGAATCATGTTGGATTGTCTGGATCTGCTGCTGTACTTCCATGGGTTCCTGACACTACTGCTGCGATTGCACTACGAATGTTAGACCTAGACTCAGCAGTATCATACATGCAAAATCAAAAGATGGAGAGAAATGGTGGAGATTTCATG AAGCCTCCATCAAGGTTTGTGGCTGTTAAGAATGCACAAGAATTAGATCCACTGGAAACAACCGGTTTAGACCTTTTTGATGGAAGGTGGGCTACTGGTAGTGGCCGTAGGGGTCGTGGACGAGGAAGTAGAGGGGGTAGCAGGGGAGGCAGAGGCCGAAGTCGAGGTGGAAGGGTCCCAAGAGGTATTAGCATCTCATCTAGGATTGGATTTAAGGATGAAAATGAAGCCTCAAGGAAGAACACTCGTCGAGGGCGTACTCGTGGCCGTGGTCGTGGGCGAGGACGTCGAACTGTTAGGTCACGGCAACCATCTGAGGGCAAAGGCAGATCAATTCCCAAGGAAAATTTGTTGGGGAGCTTTAGCATGCTTAGCAATGCAAAGGCTGCCACTGTTGAGGAGTCTCCAAGGAGCTCAGGTGCTGATGAATGGGGCTTGGAGAACAGAAGGCCATATATTGATGGTGATGAGAACAGTTCTGGATCTCAGTTAGATCAATCAGAAGATAATGAGGAAAATGGCCAACCCATGGATGAGGAATATGATGAGCAGGTTCCAGATTATTCTAGAGGCTATTCTGGTGGCTCCAGGCCCCATGGCATGATAGATGATGATGTGAGCGAAGAAGAGGATGAAGATGCGGAGGGCGATGATGATGGGGAGGAAGATGATGCGGACCGTGCAGTTGATGATGTTGATGCTGAGATGGACGAGGATGATGATATAGGTGATGATGGTGAGGATGGTGGTGACGGTGGTGACGGTGTGGAGGCGAATGctgatgaagatgaaggcgGTTCCTCGTATTCATCGGAGTACAGCGACTAA
- the LOC127785025 gene encoding protein DEHYDRATION-INDUCED 19 homolog 3, giving the protein MDSEHWISSLAAAKRFYAAQLGHVDDMAGIGMEEVEMEMEDDGEGMELELELEMQLEEATWPDVACPYCYEDHDIASLCAHLEEDHPYEPHTAPCPICFEKITRDMLNHITMQHGYLFKSGRRMRRFVIPESQALSLLSRDLRDAQLQALLGGGHRQRRSNTTATNISADPLLSSFGLGFSTLDSEERSKAPVPIPDDTSIHKDTPAQPWESRIDSSLTSEEREQKRKQATDRATFVQGLVLSTLFED; this is encoded by the exons ATGGACTCGGAGCACTGGATCtcgagcctcgccgccgccaagcggTTCTACGCGGCGCAGCTCGGTCACGTCGACG ATATGGCGGGGATTGgaatggaggaggtggagatggagatggaggatgatggcgagggcatggagctggagctggagctggagatgCAGCTGGAGGAAGCGACGTGGCCGGACGTGGCCTGCCCCTACTGCTACGAGGACCACGACATCGCGTCCCTCTGCGCCCACCTCGAGGAGGACCACCCCTACGAGCCCCACACCGCG CCCTGTCCCATCTGCTTCGAAAAGATTACAAGAGATATGTTAAATCATATCACCATGCAACATGGTTACTTGTTCAAG AGTGGTCGCAGGATGCGCAGATTCGTTATTCCCGAGAGCCAGGCACTTTCTTTACTGAGCCGAGATCTGCGGGATGCTCAGTTACAGGCACTTCTAGGAGGTGGTCATCGTCAGCGAAGAAGCAACACTACTGCCACAAACATTTCTGCTGATCCTCTGCTTTCTTCGTTTGGCCTGGGCTTCTCAACATTGGATTCAGAGGAACGATCAAAAGCACCAGTTCCTATTCCTGATGATACATCAATTCATAAGGATACTCCTGCTCAGCCATGGGAATCAag GATCGACTCATCCCTCACGAGTGAGGAAAGGGAACAAAAGCGGAAACAAGCCACTGACAGAGCAACCTTTGTGCAAGGCCTGGTGCTCTCCACTTTATTTGAAGACTGA